One genomic segment of Desulfocapsa sulfexigens DSM 10523 includes these proteins:
- a CDS encoding multiheme c-type cytochrome — protein MRKKNFVAIAATVGLLLSVNFATAGDACIDCHTKVSPAMVKDYQSSKHAESGEVTCSTCHGEEHKTAEDYKNAKLPDEHVCAECHEEQFNEFASGKHNFGWTSLNAIPATHAAPDELIEGGRGCGGCHNMGIKTEEQKKEQVAKGYRYQNNSCDECHTRHSFSKKEAQNPRACQQCHMGYDHPQWEMWSSSKHGMRWFAKQNGDLPADAAAPTCQTCHLPEGTHHNETAWGFLGVRLPLPDDKQAADDRVTILKALGVLDPKTGAPTPILDAVKAVRMAKLDQESWQKERDKMLKTCQQCHSASYAKEQLDMGDSIMMKADRLMAEAITTVAALYEEGIIEKPANYPANYPFLLTFMHTNGERWDKDLDKLSYIDQVLVQMYMKHRMRAYQGFFHVNPDYAYWYGWNEMTKDLGEIKELARTMRATHKK, from the coding sequence ATGAGAAAAAAAAACTTTGTGGCAATAGCCGCTACAGTAGGTTTACTGCTGTCGGTAAACTTTGCCACAGCCGGTGATGCCTGCATCGACTGCCATACCAAAGTGTCACCAGCTATGGTCAAGGATTATCAATCAAGTAAACATGCCGAAAGCGGAGAAGTGACCTGTTCCACCTGCCATGGCGAGGAGCATAAGACCGCAGAGGATTACAAAAATGCAAAGCTACCGGATGAGCATGTCTGTGCCGAGTGTCATGAGGAGCAGTTCAACGAGTTCGCAAGCGGCAAGCATAATTTTGGCTGGACATCGCTGAATGCTATTCCAGCCACCCATGCCGCCCCTGATGAGCTGATCGAGGGTGGGCGCGGCTGTGGTGGTTGTCACAATATGGGAATAAAAACTGAGGAGCAGAAAAAGGAACAGGTAGCCAAAGGCTACCGTTACCAGAATAATTCATGCGATGAATGCCATACCAGGCATTCCTTCTCCAAAAAAGAGGCTCAGAATCCGAGGGCCTGCCAGCAGTGTCATATGGGCTACGATCATCCCCAGTGGGAGATGTGGTCAAGCTCCAAACACGGAATGCGCTGGTTCGCCAAGCAGAACGGTGATCTGCCCGCCGACGCTGCCGCTCCCACCTGTCAGACCTGTCATTTACCGGAAGGCACCCACCACAATGAAACCGCCTGGGGGTTCCTCGGTGTCCGCCTGCCTTTGCCCGATGACAAACAGGCTGCAGATGATCGTGTCACTATTTTGAAGGCTCTTGGCGTGCTTGATCCCAAGACCGGAGCCCCCACACCGATCCTGGATGCAGTTAAAGCCGTACGTATGGCCAAGCTTGACCAGGAGTCGTGGCAGAAGGAACGTGACAAGATGCTGAAAACCTGCCAGCAGTGTCATTCTGCAAGCTATGCCAAGGAACAGCTTGACATGGGCGACTCTATTATGATGAAAGCCGATCGGTTAATGGCTGAGGCTATTACCACGGTTGCGGCTCTTTATGAAGAGGGCATCATAGAAAAACCGGCAAACTATCCGGCAAACTATCCGTTCCTCCTGACTTTCATGCATACCAATGGTGAACGTTGGGATAAGGATCTGGATAAACTCTCCTACATCGACCAGGTTCTAGTGCAGATGTATATGAAACACCGGATGCGGGCCTATCAAGGTTTCTTCCATGTCAATCCTGACTATGCCTATTGGTATGGCTGGAACGAGATGACCAAAGATCTTGGTGAGATAAAAGAACTTGCCCGCACTATGAGGGCGACGCATAAGAAATAA
- a CDS encoding HPP family protein, with amino-acid sequence MIIDSNKTHDIGYLYAFISGGLGTLIMLVIGLLVNNLSARRQYPEFWY; translated from the coding sequence ATGATCATCGACAGCAATAAGACTCATGATATTGGATATCTGTATGCCTTCATTTCTGGGGGACTGGGGACATTAATCATGCTGGTTATCGGCTTGCTGGTCAATAACTTGTCCGCCAGAAGGCAATACCCGGAATTCTGGTATTGA
- a CDS encoding PAS domain-containing protein, giving the protein MNITEWDEYLIAEHEMIERAMAVLKEQLAKLREGRCDLVQLRRAVDFLLEFGDKIHNKKEEENLFPLMEERGVPRNGGPLAVMLMEHDAERNLLSSMLMKLGTLNTISTTEQNSFCQEAEDYLRIRADHIWKENDVLYPMGRKLMQEGDNEYLINSFASINSETYGPDAWQKFQQMVLEVEKTDERRKKLIEGLSYKQLDAIMEAMPFEVTFVDAENSVAYFNRLDKEKLFPRTRSVIGRKVEKCHPAHSVDTVRKIVQSFKDKTRDKAEFWIDFKEDKILIRYFPVYDDDGVYMGVLEVTQAIGAIQKIEGNKRLLDW; this is encoded by the coding sequence ATGAATATTACAGAATGGGATGAGTACTTAATCGCCGAACATGAAATGATCGAACGGGCCATGGCGGTCCTCAAAGAACAACTGGCAAAACTGCGTGAGGGGCGGTGTGATTTGGTGCAACTGCGGCGGGCCGTTGATTTTCTCTTGGAGTTCGGCGATAAGATCCACAACAAGAAAGAGGAGGAAAATCTTTTCCCTTTGATGGAAGAGCGTGGAGTGCCCAGAAATGGCGGGCCTCTGGCGGTAATGCTCATGGAACATGATGCCGAGCGCAACTTGCTCTCCTCTATGCTCATGAAGCTTGGTACCCTTAATACCATATCCACCACCGAGCAGAATAGCTTCTGTCAGGAGGCGGAGGATTACCTGCGTATCCGAGCCGACCATATTTGGAAAGAAAATGATGTGCTTTACCCCATGGGTCGCAAACTCATGCAGGAGGGCGACAACGAATACCTCATCAACTCTTTTGCATCTATTAATTCCGAGACCTACGGCCCAGATGCCTGGCAAAAATTCCAGCAGATGGTTCTGGAGGTAGAAAAAACAGATGAACGGCGTAAAAAGCTGATCGAAGGTCTGAGCTACAAACAGCTTGACGCCATCATGGAGGCCATGCCCTTTGAGGTGACCTTTGTTGATGCTGAGAACAGTGTTGCCTACTTCAACCGACTGGACAAGGAAAAGCTCTTTCCGCGCACCCGATCAGTCATTGGCCGCAAGGTGGAAAAATGTCACCCAGCCCATTCCGTCGACACTGTCCGCAAAATCGTCCAGAGCTTTAAAGATAAAACTCGTGACAAGGCTGAGTTCTGGATCGATTTCAAGGAGGATAAGATCCTGATCCGCTACTTCCCCGTTTACGATGATGACGGTGTCTATATGGGTGTCCTGGAGGTTACCCAGGCCATCGGGGCGATTCAGAAAATCGAAGGAAACAAACGGCTGCTGGACTGGTAA
- the hcp gene encoding hydroxylamine reductase, whose translation MFCNQCEQTVKGIACTKIGVCGKNDEVAGLEDLLTHAVQGLSLVAHAGRQVGVVDNRVDRFTCEAIFSCLTNVDFDPARFETLIREAITLRDELRAKVEAAGGTVTSSAAALSFSPADSLAGLEDQGKALDFIPGLDANEDLRSLKQIIMYGLRGLAAYTDHAAILGKEDDAVYAFIHEAMAAITSKMELNDLVAMALKTGEVNVKAMELLDAGNTGTYGHPVPTEVPLGHIPGKCILVTGHDLKDLDMLLKQTEGKGITIYTHGEMLPCHGYPELKKYPHFYGHYGTAWQNQQKEMPEFPGAILFTTNCIQKPADSYKDNVFTTGLVGWPDVAHVEGSGEKDFSAVIDRALALDGFTDKVDNGSVMVGFARNAVLGVADKVIGAVKAKAIRHFFLVGGCDGAKPGRNYYTELVEKVPEDCMVLTLACGKFRFFDKKLGDIGGIPRLLDVGQCNDAYSAVQIAVALAGAFDCEVNDLPLSLVLSWYEQKAVVILLSLFSLGIKDIRLGPSLPAFITPNVLNVLVENFNIMPISTPDEDLKAILG comes from the coding sequence ATGTTTTGTAACCAGTGTGAACAGACAGTAAAGGGTATTGCCTGCACCAAGATAGGAGTGTGCGGAAAAAATGATGAGGTCGCCGGCCTTGAGGATTTGTTGACCCACGCGGTACAGGGACTTTCTCTTGTTGCCCATGCCGGACGTCAGGTGGGTGTAGTTGATAACAGGGTTGATCGTTTCACCTGTGAAGCGATCTTTTCTTGTCTCACCAACGTTGACTTCGATCCAGCCAGATTCGAGACCCTGATCAGAGAGGCCATTACCCTGCGTGACGAGCTGAGAGCTAAGGTCGAAGCGGCTGGCGGTACGGTGACCAGCTCGGCTGCCGCCCTGTCTTTCTCTCCCGCTGACAGCCTTGCCGGTCTTGAAGATCAGGGCAAGGCGCTGGACTTCATCCCCGGCCTTGATGCCAATGAAGACCTGCGTTCCCTGAAGCAGATTATTATGTATGGACTTCGCGGCTTGGCCGCTTACACAGACCATGCTGCCATCCTTGGTAAAGAAGACGATGCGGTCTATGCCTTCATCCATGAGGCCATGGCTGCCATTACCAGCAAGATGGAGCTAAATGACCTGGTGGCCATGGCACTTAAGACCGGTGAGGTGAATGTTAAGGCCATGGAGCTTCTTGATGCGGGTAACACCGGCACCTATGGCCATCCGGTACCCACTGAGGTACCCCTGGGCCATATTCCCGGCAAGTGTATTCTGGTAACCGGCCATGACCTGAAAGATCTGGATATGCTGCTCAAACAGACCGAGGGCAAGGGGATTACCATCTACACCCACGGCGAAATGCTGCCCTGCCACGGCTATCCGGAGCTAAAGAAATATCCGCACTTTTACGGTCATTATGGTACTGCCTGGCAGAACCAGCAGAAGGAGATGCCCGAATTCCCGGGAGCCATTCTGTTTACCACCAACTGCATCCAGAAGCCGGCGGATTCCTATAAGGACAACGTCTTTACCACCGGCCTGGTAGGCTGGCCTGACGTGGCCCATGTTGAAGGCAGCGGGGAAAAGGATTTCAGCGCTGTTATCGATCGTGCCCTGGCCCTGGATGGCTTTACCGATAAGGTTGACAATGGTTCTGTCATGGTCGGTTTTGCCCGCAACGCCGTGTTAGGTGTAGCTGACAAAGTCATCGGTGCGGTGAAGGCCAAGGCCATCCGCCATTTCTTCCTGGTGGGCGGCTGTGACGGTGCCAAGCCGGGTCGCAATTACTACACCGAACTGGTGGAGAAAGTGCCGGAGGATTGCATGGTTTTGACGCTGGCTTGCGGAAAATTCCGCTTCTTTGACAAGAAGCTCGGCGATATCGGCGGTATTCCCCGTCTTCTTGACGTGGGACAGTGCAATGACGCCTATTCTGCAGTCCAGATTGCCGTAGCCCTGGCTGGTGCCTTTGACTGCGAGGTTAACGATCTGCCCCTGTCACTGGTTCTTTCCTGGTACGAGCAAAAGGCTGTGGTCATCCTGCTGTCCCTCTTCTCTCTGGGCATCAAGGATATCCGCCTCGGACCCAGTCTACCGGCATTCATTACCCCGAATGTCCTAAATGTCCTTGTGGAGAACTTCAATATCATGCCCATCTCCACCCCAGATGAAGACCTGAAGGCCATTTTAGGATAA
- a CDS encoding cupin domain-containing protein, protein MKKISLDETREFTEGGMKRFFLVQDSPNFKIINFNLSAGHTFPVHSHDLDGQLSIHVIEGSGYFLGKDEAEIPAKTGDILISEIREPHGVKAESDMRIVVTITPPI, encoded by the coding sequence ATGAAAAAGATAAGTCTTGATGAGACCAGAGAGTTTACGGAAGGCGGAATGAAACGGTTCTTCCTTGTCCAGGATTCGCCCAATTTTAAAATAATCAACTTCAATCTTTCTGCTGGTCATACCTTTCCGGTCCACTCCCATGATTTGGATGGTCAGCTTTCCATCCATGTCATCGAGGGGAGTGGGTATTTTCTGGGAAAGGATGAAGCTGAGATACCTGCCAAAACAGGTGATATTCTTATTTCTGAAATAAGGGAGCCGCATGGGGTTAAAGCGGAAAGCGATATGCGTATCGTGGTCACCATCACCCCTCCGATTTAA
- a CDS encoding ferredoxin, with product MAKPIVDHELCIGCEICAELCPEVFEIRDEKSWVIGSDKCSTCNCEEAVESCPVGAIELEDE from the coding sequence ATGGCAAAGCCTATCGTTGATCATGAATTGTGTATTGGCTGTGAAATATGTGCCGAGCTCTGTCCCGAAGTTTTCGAAATCCGAGACGAGAAATCCTGGGTCATCGGATCTGACAAGTGTTCCACCTGTAACTGCGAGGAGGCGGTGGAATCGTGCCCGGTCGGTGCTATCGAACTTGAAGATGAGTAG
- a CDS encoding TetR/AcrR family transcriptional regulator — MTTEKLSSGIRKEQIVEAALHILSDNEVKKLKVTEIAAHLGLAPSALYRHFKNRDAILSAILEHIRGKLYRNIVNVRQIRENAVDRLHELLVRHSRLIIQNQGIPRIVFSDELWGQKRIRRQQMFFIVSSYLAELEEIIREGQAKGEIRSSLEPGAVARMFFGIVQPAALLWHMSEGQFDVEGHFSAAWPLFRLLLTGKNERGSG, encoded by the coding sequence ATGACTACGGAAAAACTTTCCTCGGGCATACGGAAGGAACAGATCGTCGAAGCTGCCTTGCACATCCTTAGTGATAACGAGGTGAAAAAGCTGAAGGTCACTGAGATTGCCGCCCATCTGGGTTTGGCCCCTTCGGCACTCTACCGTCACTTCAAAAACAGGGATGCAATCTTAAGCGCAATCCTGGAACATATACGGGGTAAACTCTATAGAAATATAGTGAATGTTCGGCAGATAAGAGAAAACGCCGTCGATCGCCTCCATGAATTGCTTGTCCGTCATAGCAGGCTGATCATCCAGAACCAGGGTATCCCGCGCATCGTCTTTTCCGACGAGTTGTGGGGGCAGAAACGGATCAGGCGTCAACAGATGTTCTTTATCGTCAGCAGTTATCTCGCAGAACTGGAAGAGATCATTCGTGAAGGACAGGCTAAGGGAGAGATTCGGAGTAGCCTGGAACCTGGAGCCGTAGCCAGGATGTTTTTTGGTATTGTCCAGCCAGCGGCCCTGCTCTGGCACATGAGTGAAGGACAGTTTGATGTTGAGGGGCATTTCAGCGCAGCATGGCCACTTTTTCGACTGCTGCTGACCGGAAAAAACGAGCGGGGTTCCGGATGA
- a CDS encoding outer membrane protein, whose amino-acid sequence MKKTLLTVATLTVLVAPVSSMAAKDSFYIKGNIGIGMGMDADIDNMPNGGGTAKMTYDSGFVGSLAAGYDFVSPMRMELEIIKQKNDLDITYYNNYYGSFNEGDLKTLSFMVNGFYDVDTGSAWTPFVGGGIGWSKLDINDAGFNDSDSDDVFTYQFIGGVAYAFNDQWSVDAQYRFIGTSEASIDGADFNVNSNDLMLGLRYSF is encoded by the coding sequence ATGAAAAAAACCTTATTAACTGTAGCAACGCTGACTGTACTCGTTGCTCCTGTGAGTTCAATGGCCGCCAAAGATTCCTTTTACATTAAGGGGAATATAGGCATAGGTATGGGTATGGATGCTGATATAGACAACATGCCAAATGGAGGCGGGACAGCCAAAATGACATATGACAGCGGCTTTGTAGGTTCTCTTGCTGCAGGGTATGATTTTGTGAGCCCGATGCGTATGGAACTAGAGATTATCAAACAAAAGAATGACCTTGATATAACGTACTACAACAACTATTACGGTAGCTTTAACGAGGGCGACCTGAAAACTCTTTCCTTTATGGTCAATGGTTTTTACGATGTTGATACCGGCTCTGCCTGGACACCATTTGTCGGTGGCGGAATAGGCTGGTCTAAACTTGACATCAACGACGCTGGCTTTAATGATTCCGACAGTGACGATGTATTCACATACCAGTTCATTGGGGGTGTAGCCTATGCTTTCAACGACCAGTGGTCTGTTGATGCTCAGTACAGGTTTATTGGTACCAGTGAGGCTAGCATTGATGGTGCTGATTTCAATGTTAACAGCAATGACCTGATGCTTGGACTACGTTACAGCTTTTAG
- a CDS encoding DUF1104 domain-containing protein → MTCKIQKTAIMLTMTFMTAATPVWAVNDYSSMSNEELSNSRGTLQEASEEERNAFRSEWQERMQNMTPEERQQYTGQPANAKRDDSSTQQRRGSGGGGGRKR, encoded by the coding sequence ATGACATGCAAGATTCAAAAAACAGCAATTATGTTGACCATGACGTTCATGACAGCAGCAACACCGGTATGGGCAGTAAACGATTATTCCAGCATGAGTAATGAAGAACTCAGTAACTCGCGGGGAACTCTGCAGGAGGCAAGCGAGGAAGAGCGTAATGCTTTTCGTTCTGAATGGCAGGAGCGCATGCAGAATATGACGCCAGAGGAACGGCAGCAATACACTGGACAACCAGCCAATGCAAAAAGAGATGATAGTAGTACTCAGCAAAGGCGTGGGAGTGGTGGGGGAGGTGGCCGGAAACGCTAA
- a CDS encoding response regulator transcription factor, translating to MKTILVIDDDKELCELLVEFLQPEGFRVETVNEPHGGLRQALSGEYCLVVLDVMLPGMTGFELLRNLRISSQVPVLMLTARGEDIDRIIGLEMGADDYLPKPFNPRELVARIQAIWRRVQPEEKQQLENTSRIELDDIVLDFGSRSVKQNNNTIKVTAVEFSLLYELLRKAGQVLTREELTQRVLNRKLEIFDRSIDVHVSSLRKKLGHNIDNRERIKTIRSVGYLYTQAHQDL from the coding sequence ATGAAAACAATTTTAGTCATTGATGATGACAAAGAACTGTGCGAGTTGCTGGTTGAATTTTTACAGCCAGAAGGATTTAGAGTTGAAACAGTGAATGAGCCACACGGCGGCTTACGGCAGGCCTTATCCGGTGAATACTGTCTGGTGGTTCTTGATGTGATGCTTCCAGGCATGACGGGATTCGAACTCTTGCGGAATCTCAGGATATCTTCGCAGGTTCCTGTGCTGATGCTTACAGCCAGAGGTGAGGATATTGATCGTATTATTGGCCTGGAGATGGGGGCGGATGATTATCTGCCCAAACCATTTAACCCTCGCGAACTTGTGGCCAGGATTCAAGCCATTTGGCGTCGAGTTCAGCCAGAAGAAAAACAGCAGTTGGAGAATACGTCCCGGATTGAACTTGATGATATTGTACTTGATTTTGGTTCAAGGAGTGTGAAACAGAATAACAATACCATTAAAGTTACCGCCGTCGAGTTTTCCTTGCTTTATGAGTTGTTGCGTAAGGCTGGTCAGGTATTGACACGTGAGGAGTTGACCCAAAGGGTTTTGAATCGTAAGCTTGAGATTTTTGACCGCAGCATCGATGTCCATGTCAGCAGCCTGCGAAAAAAGCTGGGGCACAATATAGACAACCGAGAACGGATCAAGACCATACGCAGTGTTGGCTATCTTTATACCCAAGCACATCAGGATTTGTAA